The sequence below is a genomic window from Lolium perenne isolate Kyuss_39 chromosome 7, Kyuss_2.0, whole genome shotgun sequence.
tgtcgttgcctattcgacggtgcctcggaggagggatcctcacgagggggagaaaagtaggggccatagggcggagtgcacacgggacggtggtacgcgatttacccagcttcggaatacctgcacgatgacagggcctgttgctgcttgtctggaattatctgagcgctttcgcgttgttacaatgagttgtggttgtgcctctagggctcccgggatccagcttataaaggcgcacggatctagggtttacacggagagtcctagccggattacaggttgcctaactacggtacaatgtcttgccgtgtacgtcaaggatccgccttcccttatacgtcgtactggatccgggttccatatgggcctccacggatccggcttcctccgaaggtcggttgggatccggcttccccatcctgggctggacttcatccttaaggatcaacaacaactgagccgcccgatgggccacatgccacaccaccatctatgggccacccgggcttgccggatctaggcactgtcgatggtacacccatgaagtatacccacaacagccaCCCCCATCGCCACCGCGCCCCGCCGCCCTTGCACGGCCTTGCGCCACCACCTGCCGCAGCACCGGCCGCCAGCAGCCCTGCTGCGCCCGCAACGGCCACGGCCCGACCGGCCCATGCCAAGCCCAGATCAggcccgccgcgccgccgccagcagCCACGCACCAGGCCACCACAGACCCCGTCTACCGCGACCACCGGCTCCGCCGGCCGGTGCGCCGCATCGTCCCGCCACCGCAGCTTCCCCAATCCGTGAGCGAGCCCCTCCGCCGGCCAGAGAAAACAGGTCCTGCGGCCGCCGGCTCcgcacgggctttgcccggcggagaCCACCGGCGACAGCAGGGAAGGAGGTGGTGGAGGGGGAGGGGTGGTTGCCAGCGCGAAGGTTTCGCCGCCCTTGTCGCCCAGGGGAGGAGCGACGCGGGGGCCTAATTGGGATTTAAAATTTAGCTGAAACCAACATGTTTCTAAAACGATGAAACAACTGAAGTCGGATATAATTCAAACCTAAGATGTTTTAAAAAAAttaacccgttgcaacgcacgggcaattttcctagtaAGCTTAAAATTGAGAAAAAATTTAACCAGCCCAGTGATGTCATTGATAAAACTATGTTGTTCTTGCAGCTGTGGAGTATAAACTCCAAGATTAGGGAAAAAGAGGGGATCTGCTGGATGATTAATGAACTCATAGAACTTTACTCCGCCCTTCGCCCTACCATCTGAAGCTGAAGCCGCCTTCTCCTGCCTCGACCGGGTGGTCCGCCAGGAGCTGCTGCCGCCCTTGTGTGTTGTCCCTCTCTAGACCCTGCCTCCTGTTTTGGCATGCTAGTTGGTGTTTTTAGCTTTTTATCATCTTGGCTTGCCGCAGCGTTTGTAATAACCTGTTTAAACCTCTCCAggatttattaatttaaagtcggactttatagccttttatctaaaaaaaagtaTCAAAGCCCAAAATATGGGTCTATGGCCTGGCTTCAAATGATGCACCCGCAAGACCCCACATACATCACGCATGCACCATGCCAGCTACCATGCTACCGCACACTAGACTGCATTTTGTTTAGTCCCAACTCGGTTCTTCAGGAAACGCCAGGTTAAGTAGCATGCTCAGTCACATAGTCTCGCCGAGCTCAGCAGCGTCAGCTTGGGCGCGTTTGGTAGACTGCATGGAACCAGCGAGATAGGTCTTTATGTGCATTGCAAACAGGGTATGGGCATTAAACGTGGATCGTTTGGTATCCTGGGCGGTCTTTTCTGCGCCGGAGACAGAAGCATGCCCCATCGTTGGTTGCCTGTTTTCAGTCCAACTTGCACGTAGGAAAACATGAATCAAATATGGTGAGATTACCATGACATAGCATGTTACATACGATCAGATATCATTCAGAAGAACAAGATCCTCACGATCACCACAATAATGAAGGCGGTGATGTAATCTTTGAACCGACTCTGACATTCCTCCGGTGGTGCTCCTTGTATAGCATGTACTTCCTCCGGCGGTAGTTGTGCTAATGGCACTGCCTCATCGATGGCTTGATCTTCCGGGAACTCCTCTTACAGGAAGGTGAGGTACTCTTGATGTGCCTCCTCCAATGTTTCATACACTCGGTAGCCGTTGTTGGAGTAGCCACTCATCTGGTCTTGACAGACCCTCCATGAGTTGTAGATTCCTCGAACCCGTCTGTGGAATACCACATACCACTAGCACGGCATAAGAAGAACAGGTAATAGATCACCACAATGAACCAATTCATCACAGAGCAATAGACCACACAAGTGTTGACAGCAAATGATAAACTAACAGGGGCATGCATGATCATTCCAAAAGTGGATCACAAGTTCATCCTACACTACTATGGTGTCATCCTACCACCACAATAAAAGTGGGTGTCATCCTAACACCGCAAGTTCACCATCAcctgaggggttagtatataccacctcatcatAGTTACAAAAGGGGGCCATCAAATATCTTTCAACCTTATCTAGTGCCAAAAtgtacatcatcatcatcaagttcatcaCCTCCATGCAAGCATCCCCTAAACCACCCCCTCAAGGGCACCACTACACCTTGCAGTGGTACTTGGCAAGGTAGTTCCTTAGCCATAGTACACGGTGTGGCTCGATCATGCCTACAAAGCTTCAACCCTGGGCCTTGTGGTCAACGAGGTGGCTCAGGCCGCCATGAGATCATCCTCGGTGAAGCCAAGCATGTCCATGACTGCATTATATAGGTCAGGGTGCATGTCCGTGGGCTTATTGTTCCTGATGGCCCGTGCGGCATCCTTCACAACAACAGTCATGTTGGTGAAGGCCACCAACTCATCGTCGGCGAAGGCGCCTCTCTTCCTCTTGCTGGCGGTCGCCTTCTCAGGCGCGTCGGTAGCCTTCTCTGGTGGCCCATCAAGGTTGATCGTGTCGGACTCCTGGGTTTGAGCATCCTCAGTTGAAGGATTTGCTGCAGCCGAGACCAGGGGCTCACTGGATTCCATGGCGTACTTGCCGGTGGCGAGGCCGAAAGAGAAGATGGGTATGCATCTTGTCATAGTTGGCAATGGGCACATTCAGGAACTCCACGTCCTTTGTGTGATCCTACTATACGAAGGGACAATGATGTTAGTTATTCTCGTCGCTGATCAAAAGAGTTAGTGAGGTGGACTGAGCGTGCTCACCTCGATGTGCCCGCGGTAGTGCTCACCCTCAAGGATGATGCATTTGGTATCCTCGCACCACTGAGCCCCGCTTAGATCGCGGAGCCTGGTAATATTGAGCCACCTCTACCTCCACTTCCTCAGGTAGTTGTACACcttagtggagcacgcggagacaccacAGTGTTCAAACAGGCCCTTCGCCACAGCAGTCAGATGGACTTCCTTGAATCATTTGTCAGTTCTCACTCCGGTCTTGATCAAGCTGCACATCTTCTCCAAgacgaagatggacatgaagggaagtcatttcaTGGTGCCGGTACCTTTCTGTGAGGCCTTCAAGGCACTGTCCATTTCCCTGCGGTTCTTGTTCTTCTTTGTGGCGGCCAACCTAGCCGCGACCTTTGCCGCTACCTGAGCCACCAGGTCAGCCACATGCCCATTGACGGATGGCAGAGGGGTGACCGCCTCCTTGGAGTCATAGACGGGCTATGAATCGGGAATTTGTGAAGGGATCTGAGAGTCCCCAAAGCAGACAAGCGTCTGGCTAAAGTCATCACAGAAGGAGCACTACACACATCATAGTACATATAACGTGAATCTACTTGCAAGCAAAGTTATGCCTAAAGTGGACAACACAAACCATACCAACAATCATCCTAAATCAGACAAGCAGTTCATTGCAACTGTGAATAGCACAAACCCTAGCAAGATCATGGTAGGTCAGCACATTTGGGACAAAGAAGCAACCGGAAATGTCGAACCCTAGCAAGATCATGATAGCTCAGCACAATCCGGACTAACCCCTGCTACAagaccaaaccctagccaagaccTGGCAACTCCTGACCTAGATCTAAACATAACTGCGGTACCAGGATAAGGGATTCCTTACAGTCATCGCCGGAGGTGAAGATGTGTTGCATCAGGAAGTAGATGAAGCCGCCCAGATGCAGTCGCCACCGCCGCTGCCACCGTCGCCGACCGGAGATGTGTGCGCCTCTTACCTGCttgccgacgggaggaggagctCGAAATTTGGGGGGAGGAGTGGAGGAGGGGGTAGAAATAGGCCATGGGGCGCGTCAGGAGGTGACGAAAACCATCCTCGTCTCTGCGCGTGCCGAAAATTCGCTTTTGCATCAGCCGCGTTGGAGATTTGCCTGCGCCACTGGAACTGCCGAACCGGGCATTCCTCCAGGGCCTGGCCCGAGGGTGCTTTGAAAACCGGTCCGTGCAACAACACCACTCACCTCAGGAAACCAAACAACCAAAAATTGCAGGGTCGATGCGAGTCAAGGGGCGCACAACCTATCAAACGCGCCCCTTGTAACCCGAGCGGGGGCATGTGGGTGGTGTGGACTTTGCCGAATGGTTGCGAACCTGGGCCGGGAATGCTCTTGCTGGCCCGCCCGTTCCAAGTTGCGTAGTCAGGCGCTGGGGCCTATGTGAAAGCTGGGCCTCACGGTTGCTATAGTGACAGGCACAGCCCGAAACCTTCTCCAAAGAACcacaatttttaatttttttggttgTCTTTCTCTACTAAAAGAACTAGTAAATTGTTTCGATTTTGTTTTCTCAAAATTTAGCAAAGCTGATAGCTGTTGTATTAATTTTTTGGTTGTCTTTCTCTACTAAAAAAATAGTAAATTGTTTCAATTTTGTTTTCTGAAAATTTAGCAAAGCTGATAGCTGTTGTATTTTTGCAACTGTGCGGCTGCTGCCCAAATGAGTTTAAGGGATATCAACATTGGCGATATAGATGTTAGCATCATCTATTTGGTTTTCTCATCCAGCTGAGTTTAAGTGCACATCAGCATTTGTACTATATAATGTGGCATATGGTATTCTGTGAAAGTTTATGATAAGTTGTGCAATAAATAGTTAATAATTCATCCAAATAATGAATGAATGATATCTTTCAAGATTTTATCTCGGACTAGAAGGATAAGTGCACCCATGCATATGAGTTGGCTTGGATAAACAAAAAATCATTTTCAGAAAATGAACAAATAGGTCCACATGACATTTTGCATAAAAAGGCTAGTCATGTGGTTGTTTCCCCGGTGAGTTGGGTATCGAGGTACGCTCTATATGTCCCCATATGATCATTCTCGAAGTTTTTGGTGAGTTGTACAATGGATAGTTGTAATCTAGTCAGTTAAttaatgaataatatcttttgagATTTTCTCTCGGGCTAGGAGGgtaaagttcacacaagtgttcccATATGATCATTTCGTGGAAGTTTTTGATGAGTTGTACAATGGATAGCTATAATCTAGTCAACCAATTTATGTAATATTTTTGAAAAAGATTTTCTCTTGGACTAGGAGGACAAGTTCACACGACGTTGCACATACATACGAGTAGGCTTGGATAAAAATAAAACAATGATTCATTTTTGGAAACTAAACAACATGATTACAAGAGCAGACGACATTGTGCATGAACATTACAAGACCACACGACATTGCGCATGACAGGAGTATGTTTCCACACAtggatagagatgtcgctctccggGTATGCGCTGCGTGACTTTATAGGAACACCCGGTTACCATTAGAAAAATGTCTATATACATGATCATTTTGCAGAAACTCGGTATAGACACGAAGTCCTACATAAATCGGCAGTACACTCTGACGTGGTTGGTCATCAACAGTTTGGTACGAAGCTTGGCAAGAAGATATGGTCCCTGTAATGCACGGTAATTAATTCGGTCACTGTCGTTCTGGGCTCACCTCGATCGGGAGCTATGCATAGACGTTGGCACTGGATATGTAGTTGTTTATACGTGTTATATACAGCTCGCATAGGATAGGTAACTTTGTAATTGCCCGTTTTGTGGGTAGTAGAAATACTCTTCTCGATGAGTTGCGCCAGCGAACAATAATAGAGAAAATGATACGCTATGTCTAAACGAAAAGTTGAGACGACAGATTTGTTTGATCTAATGGACTGAGCAGCGAAACAGTAAAACCTTGCGACAAAAGGAGACGGCAGCGACTGCATGCGACTACACGACGACGACGAACGACGACGACAGACTGGAAGAAAACAACATACTGGGATACATGGCTAATTGTAGCCTAGTAGAACCAAGTCCTAGATAACCACCTGGGGTAGCACTAATAATCCGACACGAGACTGCAAAATCTGCCAAGTAGCTTCAGAAGACTTCAGTAGCAACAGACCGGGCACCTGATGAGCCCGTTCTCGTTGCAGTCCGGGCAGTCCTGGAACGTGCCGGCGAGGTAGCCACCTTCGTCGCCCGCGAACACCTTGGTGCTGCCGTTGCACGTGTAGCAGGGCTGGAACCGCATGTTGGCGCACCCGGGGCACGGGGTGAAGTTCGGCCCCAGCGGCTCGCAACCCTCCAGCACGCGCGCGAGCTCGCCGGCCTCGTGCTGCGCGCGCAGGTCGTCGGCGCCGCCGAGGTCGTGCCACTGCCACTGCTGCCCGCCTTCGCCGACGATGAACACGCGCGGGAGGGCGAGGCCGCCGTCCAGGAGCCCGCGGAGCTCGTCCTTGAAGGCGGCGTGCATGGACACGTCGCGCTCGTCCACGCGCACGCCGTAGAACCCCAGGATGGCGTGCACGGCGCGCCCGTCCTCGAACGTCTTGCGCACGCCGCGAAGGCTGGTGAAGTACACCACCACCAAACCGTTCCTCGCACGCGGCGCCACCACCACGTCCTCCTCGTAGACGTCTTCCTCCGTGGCCTCGGCTTCCCTCACCACCCTAATCGGGGGGAGCTCCGGCATCACCTCCGCTATGTCCCGGGCGAACGGTTCCTCCTCCACCGTCGCGGCGTCCCTCTCCGGGAACAGAAGCGCCGGGTGCGAAGGCGATCGTTCCGACGTGGTCTGCCTGGAAAGGGACAGTATCGCCGGATCAAACTCCGGCGTCGGAAACTGCACGGGCGTTGATGACGATGGTTCTCCACGGAACTCGCTTGGCCATTGCGCGGTGCTTGAGGTCGCCGAAGCCGACCAGTACACCGCGCTCGAGCTTGTCGACACGACGTCCCCGAGAACCGCCATGAGCCCCCTCTTACCGCGAAGAGAAGAGTTGGCTCCGTCGTCGGATCCGCCCCTGAGCGTCCCCTCGTCGAGCGGAAGCGTGGTGTAAGCGTGCACGCCGTCGTGGCGGCCGCGGCCGAAGCTGAGGGAGCCCAGCACGGACGCGGCGCGCGCGGGGAGGCTGTGCCGCCTCTCCGGCGCCCGCGCAGGCAGCGCCGACATCTCTACGTCGCCGAGCGCAACCTTCGAGCTGGAGCAACCCATTCTTCTGTCTGCCGGCCGGACTACTCGGAGGTCAAAGGAGATGAGAGGAGAAAGCCTTGATTTTTTTCCTCTGGAACTATTGGACGCAAAAGGCAAATATATAAAGCGAACTGGTGAATAGATATACTCTAAAAAATGGAATTCGATATTAAATGAGGCCAGTAAATTGGCCACCTACTAGTACTGTATTTTTTATGTATAATTAGCTGATAAATCGTATTAGTATTATTGTTTTGGTAAGTCTTGATCGCCAAAAAATGGCGTGACCTGTATTTGATCATGTAAATTTAATGCAGTGAGGTGTATATTGTGTATTGGAGGAATTATTTTTATGTAAAATCAGCTGATAAGGCCTATCCGTGTTTTGGTAATTCTTCATCCTCAGAAAATGGTGTGAACTGTATTAGGAGAGTTCAATGCAGTGAGCTGTACATTGCATGTACAGTTCATCGCAACAAAAAGACAAAAACTCGCAGCATAGCTCTAGTAATTAGTCGTGAAATTGCACAGCTGCATATTGCGATGCATTAGCGTGCATGCAAGGAACAGTTGTACATTTCCCGGAAGTAAAAGCTGtatgcaacacacacacacacaaaaaatggTGTTCAAACATGGTCGATATGCACGTTCCCGCAACACCAACAAAAAAGGCATGCAACATGATAGTCTAGGCCCACTAAGATAAACGCATAGTTCATGTCTCTAGTAATTCTATGGATTCATTCATCGAATTTTTGTTTCTATATGTAAGTGACAATACAAGAAACTCATAGAGATTTCTAACCTGTTGATGCATCTTAAGATTTTTCGCGTCCTCCGTTGGCTTCTTCGAGAATTCTCACAGAAGAACAACCCTTCTTTCAGAAAAGTTATTTCAATCTTGCTAATGCCCTGAGTAGCGCATCTGGCAAAGCAAGTCCTTCCGTCGGATATACACCGCTCCGATGAACACCCTCTTGCTACATCACTCCTCTCGGCCTCCCTGTATACTGTGTGTGTATCGACCCTATTGGTGGCGGTTGTTTGCATCTCGTATCAATGGTACTTCACATAGATAAGTAGTGAGGAAACACTTACATAGTTAGTAAGAACGATGGCTTGATGAAAAGCGTCGAGGAGACGGCGGATACCCCATGGACCTTCGTTAGGCATCATGCCGCCAACGGTGGTGCGCGGGTTTGGGGGCATGTAGTCAAACTAGTTGGTGTCGACGAGAGAGACGATGAAGAACACAGGCTATTAGGCTTGGGGTGTGCGGCGGTGTGGCGGAGGATTGTCAAAGGGGTTGTATTTAAAGGAGAGAGGGGACCGATGGCGAAATCCCGGACGTCCATCTCAATCCAACTTCTAAAAGTAACCGACCGATTTAATCTAGTATAACTGGTTTTAGGTCAAATGCCACAAAAGTAACGCCTCTAGCGATTTTTGCCCCTTTGTCAAACACGCTAATATGCTTGACACTTTTTCCATAAGTAGGTTTAGAGCATGAAAGTTGGCCACAAAAGGGAATGACCTTCTTAAACAATACTGACATATATACTACAGAAACAAGAACAAAGCTTCCAAGACGTAATAAAAAAGGATCGACGAGGAAAGTTCCGATTGAAATAGAGACTACTACCGACCCATGAAGGTGTCGCTCATGTCCTCATCCGAACACTATCCTCATAGTCAGTATCGAACATTGCTTGTTAGAACCATCTTGATTGCAAGCAAACTACCCTCTGACTCAGAATGTCGAAGCTTCAATGACATACCGGATCAAACACAAAGTTATAGAGAATTGTATGATGAATACACCAAACTCGCACATGAAGTTATTAGCTTTCTTCAGCGAACACATGATGAAGGATGGCCCTATTGAAAGATCAAGATGTGCAATGAGCATCACCATAGTGTTCAAATATTGAGGGGCATTGTGCAAAGCATGTGCACTCCCAACATACATGATTCAAAGAGATGTTAAACAAATACCAAATAGGTTCACAAGCTCATTAAGACGCATATAATATCAAATATGTCCCTTCACCCATGGATAAGATAGAAATCAATAAAATAATACAATTgctcataagaaaactatttctgAAGCCACCAAAATATCAAAAGGAATAATTGGTAGAAGCCAAGGAAATTGATAACAAGTTAACAACTATAGATGTACCCTTTCTCATGTCCATAGGTTTCTAAGTAGACAAAATCATGAAGAAAAttctccacaaagaaacatgtacaCACAAAATAGTTAATAAAGACAACAACATGATATCAAAATCAAAGTCATACAATATACCAAAAAGATATTTGCTTAAAAGCATATCTAGAAGATGGCTCCATTTTCTGCAAGTAAAGAGTTTCATGCCAAGACGCAACCTAGAAAGAggttgggtgctagaagagtatgCACAAATAAGATATTTTTTT
It includes:
- the LOC127312512 gene encoding uncharacterized protein, whose amino-acid sequence is MGCSSSKVALGDVEMSALPARAPERRHSLPARAASVLGSLSFGRGRHDGVHAYTTLPLDEGTLRGGSDDGANSSLRGKRGLMAVLGDVVSTSSSAVYWSASATSSTAQWPSEFRGEPSSSTPVQFPTPEFDPAILSLSRQTTSERSPSHPALLFPERDAATVEEEPFARDIAEVMPELPPIRVVREAEATEEDVYEEDVVVAPRARNGLVVVYFTSLRGVRKTFEDGRAVHAILGFYGVRVDERDVSMHAAFKDELRGLLDGGLALPRVFIVGEGGQQWQWHDLGGADDLRAQHEAGELARVLEGCEPLGPNFTPCPGCANMRFQPCYTCNGSTKVFAGDEGGYLAGTFQDCPDCNENGLIRCPVCCY